One part of the Streptomyces sp. AM 2-1-1 genome encodes these proteins:
- a CDS encoding DUF2809 domain-containing protein: MTVAAALSVRALAGGGFAKYAGDALYTVLVHALLVFLAPRVRPLLAAGGALVFSCAVEFAQLSDVPARLSARSGAARLVLGSTFNAPDLLWYAVGAGAGWWVHRWAGRRRPSRAVQPFARDLSSDS, from the coding sequence CTGACCGTCGCCGCGGCCCTCTCCGTCCGCGCGCTCGCCGGCGGGGGGTTCGCCAAGTACGCCGGCGACGCGCTCTACACCGTGCTGGTCCACGCCCTGCTGGTGTTCCTCGCCCCGCGCGTGCGTCCTTTGCTCGCCGCCGGAGGAGCACTGGTGTTCAGCTGCGCCGTCGAGTTCGCCCAACTGTCGGACGTCCCGGCGCGTTTGTCGGCGCGCTCGGGGGCGGCCCGGCTGGTGCTCGGTTCCACCTTCAACGCCCCGGACCTGCTGTGGTACGCGGTCGGCGCGGGCGCCGGCTGGTGGGTGCACCGGTGGGCGGGGCGGCGGAGGCCGTCGCGGGCCGTTCAGCCCTTCGCACGGGACCTCTCCTCGGACTCCTGA